Proteins encoded together in one Pseudomonas sp. Seg1 window:
- a CDS encoding DUF2300 domain-containing protein — protein MTRPLLWLLLWLIPALATAQDEPLRVAYKGELLSLSQTQLIAREPLPSSLDAPLGSLWKLFIYAWLVDTGAREPAYECRGQSKEEVYCCSAGGKIERDQALVKSCGLYFEPARLGIAAADWRTYWQARQAPSWLLELPSVQAATRVSVADLLKVLASLPAQEQMRRVLLDVVLNAADGNVVGELGGRLRVKTWSWLGDQDRHSRQGGFAGWTADGSPLWAGGRGTSQMVLRHYGQALATVLPAAWPAEAGRCVEVGLFSRYPVTRVLAGDRVVTSGPLQGDYRVEFANGNALDIHSAGELFLLNDKLVARLDREEYVARVLEREAKPEPAEAAKALAVAIRTYLLQNATRNGDCLSIDDSSTRQRVAPRPASTESRNIAAWTADLVLAGSTVTYHSDQPGPDKLAWQQAVEQANAGQRYDAILLHAYPRASLSRWDNPVASCEALPAAQDWLQKQRRGWRPTLESETGYNEVSTFAVCKLAFGRPFVDRERQRIYVRGVLTLQDRLDLTHEYLHLAFEAHPNGQDETYIEGLARHLLLE, from the coding sequence ATGACCCGGCCGCTGTTGTGGCTGCTGTTATGGCTGATTCCTGCGCTGGCGACGGCGCAGGATGAGCCGTTGCGCGTGGCGTACAAGGGTGAGTTGTTGTCGTTGAGTCAAACGCAGCTGATTGCTCGCGAACCGTTGCCGTCTTCGCTGGATGCACCGCTGGGCAGTCTGTGGAAGCTGTTCATTTATGCGTGGCTGGTGGATACCGGTGCTCGCGAACCGGCTTATGAATGTCGCGGACAGTCGAAAGAGGAAGTCTACTGCTGCTCGGCGGGCGGCAAGATCGAGCGAGATCAGGCACTGGTGAAATCCTGCGGGTTGTACTTTGAACCGGCGCGATTGGGCATTGCCGCCGCTGACTGGCGCACGTATTGGCAGGCTCGGCAGGCGCCGTCGTGGTTGCTGGAATTGCCTTCGGTGCAGGCGGCCACGCGGGTTTCTGTGGCTGACTTGCTCAAGGTGTTGGCTTCGCTGCCAGCGCAGGAGCAGATGCGCCGGGTGTTGCTCGATGTGGTGCTGAACGCTGCCGACGGCAATGTCGTCGGTGAACTCGGCGGACGCCTGCGGGTGAAAACCTGGAGCTGGCTCGGCGATCAGGATCGGCATTCGCGGCAGGGTGGTTTTGCTGGTTGGACGGCTGATGGCTCGCCGCTTTGGGCTGGTGGACGCGGCACCAGTCAGATGGTTTTGCGTCATTACGGCCAGGCGTTGGCGACTGTGCTGCCAGCGGCATGGCCGGCGGAGGCGGGGCGCTGCGTCGAGGTCGGGCTGTTCTCGCGCTATCCCGTCACCCGCGTGCTGGCGGGTGACCGGGTCGTAACTTCCGGCCCGTTACAGGGTGACTACCGCGTCGAATTCGCCAACGGCAATGCGCTGGATATCCACAGCGCCGGCGAACTGTTTCTGCTCAACGACAAACTCGTCGCCAGACTGGATCGCGAAGAATACGTCGCCCGCGTGCTGGAGCGCGAAGCCAAACCCGAGCCGGCCGAAGCCGCCAAAGCTCTGGCCGTGGCGATCCGCACTTATCTGCTGCAAAACGCCACGCGCAACGGTGATTGCCTGAGCATCGACGACAGCAGCACCCGCCAGCGCGTCGCCCCACGTCCGGCTTCTACCGAGTCGCGCAATATCGCCGCTTGGACCGCCGATCTGGTGTTGGCCGGCAGCACCGTCACCTATCACTCCGATCAGCCCGGCCCGGACAAACTCGCCTGGCAACAAGCGGTCGAGCAAGCCAACGCCGGTCAGCGTTACGACGCGATTCTGCTGCACGCCTATCCGCGCGCCAGCCTCAGCCGCTGGGACAACCCGGTTGCCTCCTGCGAAGCGCTGCCCGCCGCGCAAGACTGGTTGCAAAAACAGCGACGCGGCTGGCGCCCGACGCTGGAAAGCGAAACCGGCTACAACGAAGTCAGCACATTCGCCGTGTGCAAACTCGCTTTCGGCCGCCCCTTCGTCGACCGCGAACGCCAGCGCATTTACGTGCGCGGCGTCCTGACGTTGCAGGATCGCCTCGACTTGACTCACGAATATCTGCACCTGGCCTTTGAAGCACATCCCAATGGTCAGGATGAAACCTACATTGAAGGGCTCGCCCGTCACCTCTTGCTGGAATAG
- a CDS encoding alpha-2-macroglobulin produces the protein MTGARMLRLCARISLLLALLLPLATVNAEDSVEPSGYTPVSGESFFLLADSSFAADEQAMVRLEAPGRDYRRFRMEPYGGADIRVYRIDKPLDFLKRQKNLHRVVSDGQFKGEGLSNTLAYLWDNWYRKSRRVMQRAFSYESRKQVTEEVPELKMGNAIAAPTPYDAQPQFALIPGLPVVSQFRYPLWQAKPIQPPAGVNLAGSSSDFVSVAPGNVYIPLGNLKPGLYLVEALIGKYRATTMVFVSNTVAVSKIAGDELLVWAARKHEGSSVPKVNVLWTDGLGVMSSGATDADGLLRLKHVSPERSFVIGEDEEGGVFVSENFYYDSEIYDTKLYAFTDRPLYRPGDWVSLKIVGREFKNARDSVLPGAADVTVSVLDATGTELQRLDLKLDSKAGTQGRFQLPDNAVAGGYEIRFHYKDQAYSSAFRVAEYIKPHFEISLNLAKQEYRTGEPVKGSLVLLYPDGKPVANAKLTLSLRAQQLSMVDNELQYLGQFPVELTSTELTTDSKGNATLDLPAADKPSRYMLTVFASDGAAYRVKTTKEILIDRGAASFRLSAPQRFSAVNDKVAFSYANEGGTEQSKAVTPSSYAWVRLEDQSTGEGKLAAKDKGFSIAFERPGTYNLTLKDQHGRVLGATGHSVTGDGVKAVPGTVEIVLDKPEYKSGDEALALITFPEPVSDALLSLERDKVEATALLAKGGDWLKLEKLSDTQYRARIPVKDNFAPNLTFSVLYTKGGQYSFQNAGIKVVAPQIDVAISTDKAVYLPGDTVTVDLTTQFAGKAIPAHLTVSVVDEMVYALQPEVAPTIDQFFYHPRRNNVRTSASLSFISYDVALPGSPGAPGKANRSERGVKVLERPRREDVDTAAWQPELLTGADGKTRFTFKMPDSLTRWRITARAIADDGQVGQKKQFVRSEKPLYLKWSGPSKFRKGDQPQLGVFAFSQAEKPVKAELVTHYAGTEQRLPVTLNNGINYLPLPAFTLASGEWTAELVQDGKTADALAVRLSATGDGWQVTQTQSLDVASGDTPLSLPADATDIRLRLDDSPQALFRSALDDLLSYPYGGVEQTASRLLPLSIAYPSLASNPQTRDRLRLIMQNSRLRLVQMAGPSASFTWWGYDGEPDAFLTAYAYYADWNASQVLELTLPPEHWQRVLEVYAKQAPNTPLLQRALILSFAKQMHLPVNTLLSGLMDDLAKAGEGNAETLMDDGGDSLVMSDPQSALGLAAARVLTASLATQSKVALPEAFNRQVGAAQQRLSVSSQPFAEALNLSLQPFDQSRATALLQRLLPQQSTLERALALSWLQRSIAQASPTIALTPGEGWKKNYGATGEMFWTWQGATPVPSVLSVSGTQERPLRAALSFQTQQPAVDPMAVTITRRLSRLVPGDEAFTFKLEAVGTKPLSSDSLYLDEVILTSKAPKPLRYGMLEVPLPPGADVERTTWGIKLQGKDGTEPTALEKARFEPGQLAYAVPVDALSGELRLRHLVRFSQKGQFSLPPVRFTQVYAPQHQAQEAKAALGQVTVN, from the coding sequence ATGACCGGTGCCCGCATGCTGCGACTCTGCGCTCGAATTTCCCTGCTGCTGGCGCTGTTGTTGCCATTGGCGACCGTCAACGCTGAAGACTCGGTGGAGCCAAGCGGCTACACGCCGGTCTCCGGTGAAAGCTTCTTCCTGCTCGCCGACAGCAGTTTCGCCGCCGACGAACAGGCGATGGTGCGCCTTGAAGCGCCGGGCCGCGACTACCGCCGGTTCCGCATGGAACCGTACGGCGGCGCGGACATTCGCGTGTATCGCATCGACAAGCCGCTGGACTTCCTCAAGCGCCAGAAGAACCTGCACCGCGTGGTCAGTGACGGTCAGTTCAAGGGTGAAGGCCTGTCCAATACCCTCGCGTATCTGTGGGACAACTGGTACCGCAAATCCCGTCGGGTGATGCAGCGCGCGTTCTCCTACGAATCGCGCAAACAGGTCACCGAGGAAGTGCCGGAACTGAAGATGGGCAATGCCATCGCCGCGCCGACGCCATACGACGCACAGCCGCAATTTGCGCTGATCCCGGGTCTGCCGGTGGTCAGCCAGTTCCGTTATCCGCTGTGGCAGGCCAAGCCGATTCAGCCGCCGGCCGGGGTCAATCTGGCCGGCTCTTCCAGCGACTTCGTCAGCGTCGCGCCGGGCAACGTCTACATCCCTCTGGGCAACCTGAAGCCGGGTCTGTATCTGGTCGAAGCACTGATCGGCAAGTACCGCGCGACCACCATGGTTTTCGTCTCCAACACCGTTGCCGTCAGCAAGATTGCCGGTGATGAGTTGCTGGTCTGGGCTGCGCGCAAACACGAAGGCAGCTCGGTGCCGAAGGTCAATGTGCTGTGGACCGATGGACTCGGCGTGATGAGCAGCGGCGCCACCGATGCCGATGGTTTGCTGCGCCTGAAACACGTCAGCCCCGAGCGTTCGTTCGTGATTGGCGAAGACGAAGAGGGCGGGGTGTTCGTCTCCGAGAACTTCTATTACGACAGCGAAATCTACGACACCAAACTCTATGCCTTCACCGACCGGCCGCTGTATCGCCCGGGCGATTGGGTGTCGCTGAAAATTGTCGGTCGCGAGTTCAAGAATGCACGGGATTCGGTGTTGCCGGGGGCGGCCGATGTCACTGTCAGCGTGCTGGATGCGACGGGCACCGAATTGCAGCGTCTCGATTTGAAACTCGATTCGAAGGCCGGCACTCAGGGCCGTTTCCAGTTGCCGGATAACGCCGTGGCCGGTGGTTACGAGATTCGTTTCCACTATAAGGATCAGGCCTACAGCAGCGCCTTCCGTGTTGCCGAGTACATCAAGCCGCACTTTGAAATTTCGCTGAACCTGGCCAAGCAGGAATACCGCACGGGCGAACCGGTCAAGGGCAGCCTGGTGCTGCTCTACCCAGACGGTAAACCGGTGGCCAACGCCAAGCTGACCCTGAGTCTGCGTGCCCAGCAATTGTCGATGGTCGACAACGAGCTGCAATACCTTGGGCAATTCCCGGTGGAACTGACCAGCACCGAACTGACCACCGACAGCAAGGGCAACGCGACCCTCGACCTGCCGGCGGCCGACAAGCCGAGCCGCTACATGCTCACCGTGTTTGCCAGCGATGGCGCGGCGTATCGGGTCAAGACCACCAAGGAAATCCTCATCGACCGGGGCGCGGCAAGCTTCCGCTTGAGCGCGCCGCAACGCTTCAGTGCCGTCAATGACAAGGTTGCGTTCAGCTACGCCAACGAGGGCGGCACCGAGCAGAGCAAAGCGGTCACGCCGAGCAGTTACGCCTGGGTGCGTCTGGAAGACCAGAGCACCGGCGAGGGCAAGCTTGCGGCCAAGGACAAAGGCTTCAGCATCGCCTTCGAGCGTCCGGGTACTTACAACCTGACATTGAAGGATCAACACGGTCGCGTACTCGGTGCCACTGGCCACTCGGTCACTGGCGATGGCGTCAAAGCGGTGCCGGGCACCGTGGAAATCGTCCTCGACAAACCGGAGTACAAGTCCGGCGATGAAGCGCTGGCGCTGATCACCTTCCCGGAGCCTGTGAGCGATGCACTGCTGTCGCTGGAACGCGACAAGGTCGAAGCCACCGCGCTGCTGGCCAAGGGCGGCGACTGGCTGAAACTGGAAAAACTCAGCGACACCCAATACCGCGCACGCATCCCGGTGAAGGACAACTTTGCGCCGAACCTGACCTTCTCCGTGCTGTACACCAAGGGTGGCCAGTACAGCTTCCAGAACGCCGGGATCAAAGTGGTAGCGCCGCAAATCGACGTGGCGATCAGCACTGACAAAGCGGTTTATCTGCCGGGCGATACCGTCACCGTCGACCTGACCACGCAGTTCGCCGGCAAAGCGATACCGGCGCACCTGACCGTCAGCGTGGTCGATGAAATGGTCTACGCGCTGCAACCAGAAGTTGCGCCGACCATCGACCAGTTCTTCTATCACCCACGCCGCAACAACGTGCGTACCAGCGCCAGCCTGTCGTTCATCAGTTACGACGTGGCGTTGCCGGGCAGCCCCGGCGCGCCGGGCAAGGCCAACCGCAGCGAGCGCGGAGTGAAAGTGCTGGAGCGTCCGCGTCGCGAAGACGTCGACACCGCCGCATGGCAACCAGAGTTGTTGACCGGTGCTGACGGCAAAACCCGTTTCACCTTCAAGATGCCGGACTCGCTGACCCGCTGGCGCATCACCGCGCGGGCGATTGCCGATGACGGTCAGGTCGGGCAGAAGAAGCAATTCGTCCGCTCGGAAAAACCGCTGTACCTGAAGTGGAGCGGCCCGAGCAAATTCCGCAAGGGCGATCAGCCGCAGCTCGGCGTGTTCGCGTTCAGCCAGGCCGAGAAACCGGTGAAGGCTGAACTGGTCACCCATTACGCTGGCACCGAACAGCGCCTGCCGGTGACCCTGAACAACGGCATCAACTACCTACCGCTGCCAGCATTCACGTTGGCCTCCGGCGAGTGGACGGCGGAGCTGGTGCAGGACGGCAAAACCGCCGATGCCCTGGCTGTACGCCTGAGTGCGACGGGTGACGGCTGGCAAGTAACGCAGACCCAGAGCCTCGACGTGGCCAGCGGCGACACACCGCTAAGCCTGCCGGCGGACGCCACCGACATTCGCCTGCGTCTGGATGACAGTCCGCAAGCGTTGTTCCGTTCGGCCCTCGATGATCTGCTGAGCTACCCGTACGGCGGCGTCGAGCAGACGGCCAGTCGTTTGTTGCCGTTGAGCATCGCTTATCCATCGCTGGCGTCGAACCCGCAAACCCGCGATCGCCTGCGTCTGATCATGCAGAACAGCCGTTTGCGTCTGGTGCAAATGGCCGGGCCGTCGGCGAGCTTCACCTGGTGGGGTTACGACGGTGAGCCTGACGCGTTCCTTACCGCGTACGCCTATTACGCCGACTGGAACGCCAGCCAGGTGCTGGAGCTGACCCTGCCGCCGGAGCATTGGCAGCGGGTGCTGGAGGTCTATGCCAAGCAGGCGCCGAACACGCCGCTGCTGCAACGGGCGCTGATTCTGTCGTTCGCCAAGCAGATGCATCTGCCGGTGAACACGCTGCTCAGCGGTTTGATGGACGATCTGGCCAAGGCTGGTGAAGGCAACGCCGAAACCCTGATGGACGATGGCGGAGACAGTCTGGTGATGAGCGATCCGCAATCGGCGCTCGGTCTGGCCGCGGCGCGAGTCTTGACCGCGTCGCTGGCCACGCAATCGAAAGTGGCATTGCCCGAAGCGTTCAATCGTCAGGTAGGTGCGGCGCAACAACGTCTGTCGGTCAGCTCGCAGCCTTTCGCCGAGGCGCTGAATCTGTCGCTGCAACCGTTTGATCAGTCGCGTGCGACGGCGTTGCTGCAACGCCTGCTGCCACAGCAATCGACCCTCGAACGCGCCTTGGCGCTGAGCTGGTTGCAACGCAGCATCGCGCAGGCGTCGCCGACCATCGCGCTGACCCCGGGAGAAGGCTGGAAGAAAAATTACGGCGCGACCGGCGAGATGTTCTGGACATGGCAGGGCGCGACGCCGGTGCCGAGCGTGTTGTCCGTCTCGGGCACTCAAGAGCGTCCGCTGCGCGCCGCGCTGAGCTTCCAGACCCAGCAACCGGCCGTCGATCCAATGGCCGTGACCATCACCCGTCGTCTGTCGCGGCTGGTGCCGGGTGACGAAGCGTTCACCTTCAAACTGGAGGCGGTGGGCACCAAGCCGCTGTCCAGCGACAGTCTGTACCTGGACGAAGTGATCCTCACCAGCAAAGCGCCGAAGCCGCTGCGCTACGGCATGCTCGAAGTGCCGCTGCCACCGGGTGCCGATGTCGAACGCACCACGTGGGGCATCAAGTTGCAGGGCAAGGACGGCACCGAGCCGACCGCGCTGGAGAAGGCGCGCTTCGAACCGGGGCAACTGGCCTACGCGGTGCCGGTGGATGCGCTGAGCGGCGAATTGCGTCTGCGTCATCTGGTGCGGTTCTCGCAGAAGGGGCAGTTCAGCCTGCCGCCGGTGCGTTTCACCCAGGTCTACGCGCCGCAGCATCAGGCTCAAGAAGCGAAAGCCGCCCTCGGTCAGGTCACGGTCAACTGA
- a CDS encoding DUF1175 family protein codes for MESAVTALIRSLGLLALLLSAGARAVEAPALDPAQSQVFRAWFVRIAQEQLSQGPSPRWYQQDCAGLVRFAANEALKVHDDKWLRSNGLSNRYLPPELTLNDEQRKLAQQWQQGGGKVGPYVNAIKLIQFNSHLVSRDVSQARPGDLMFFDQGDDQHLMIWMGRYIAYHTGTTTPTDNGMRSASLQQLMTWKDTRWIPDAANPNFIGVYRLNFLSQ; via the coding sequence ATGGAAAGCGCTGTGACGGCACTGATCCGCAGCCTCGGCCTGCTCGCGCTGTTGCTCAGCGCGGGTGCCCGAGCCGTCGAGGCGCCTGCACTGGATCCGGCGCAATCCCAAGTGTTCCGCGCTTGGTTCGTGCGCATCGCTCAGGAGCAACTGAGCCAGGGTCCAAGCCCGCGCTGGTATCAGCAGGACTGCGCCGGGCTGGTGCGTTTCGCCGCCAACGAAGCGCTGAAGGTTCACGACGACAAGTGGCTGCGCAGCAATGGCCTGTCCAATCGCTACCTGCCGCCAGAGCTGACGCTCAACGATGAGCAGCGCAAGCTCGCCCAGCAATGGCAGCAGGGCGGCGGCAAGGTCGGGCCGTACGTCAACGCAATCAAACTGATTCAGTTCAACAGTCATCTGGTCAGCCGCGACGTGTCCCAGGCACGCCCCGGCGACCTGATGTTTTTCGATCAGGGCGACGACCAGCACCTGATGATCTGGATGGGTCGCTACATCGCCTATCACACTGGCACCACCACCCCCACTGACAACGGCATGCGTTCGGCAAGCCTGCAGCAACTCATGACATGGAAGGACACCCGATGGATACCCGACGCAGCCAACCCCAACTTCATCGGCGTCTATCGACTGAACTTTCTCTCCCAATGA
- a CDS encoding DUF2138 domain-containing protein, with translation MSDNIVTSAADTPAAKPSRRWPLLLAGLCLVAGVAGGFGWLLLKPKAPPAELASDKLGLSRPDALLETRSLSQLPKDLLTVPFLKATLTEDFVFYYETHADRLGLIGSLRRIIYEHDLKLQDSLIEQLFDQPADVALWRGADGRLKDFLLVMDRGGLAKLLEPLAKVALDDTQLSQMGELKVGGDTVPLFQLTYNASKALLFASHGDKLVVLSNPAKYYDPESGVSEESGHVSPQALAALLNGEKLFPEAFGLPAKNPETKQRLSVNSSVLAMGYQRFIPNFAGLRFDMDDKGWHSYLAMDELDNQPDFDFKPVWQAMPLGASACVTLPVAAEPQKPLLVKLGAEEAVAQTLTEHVAGAAGLCWYADSRLYTPLLVASLKDEDSSKLDGDLGKLFGSMVGAFESNVEENVFPVVEKQQGQSHVWQRQVSSNFGPYAAKTAENPDAISGKAFMKVSLARHGSTLLFSLDDKLVDKALGTLDKRFPPMADVLPKDVLMPIYFGPDSMAQLMQQETLDSLPQDMEPVFYNAAQTYLIPKLRTLGGYGKYALTLPEGSEPDGHWQWLPLEWKAL, from the coding sequence ATGAGCGATAACATTGTTACTTCGGCTGCCGACACGCCAGCGGCCAAACCTTCGCGGCGCTGGCCTTTGCTGCTGGCCGGGTTGTGCCTGGTGGCCGGCGTGGCGGGTGGTTTTGGCTGGCTGCTGCTCAAGCCCAAGGCACCGCCGGCGGAATTGGCCAGCGACAAGCTTGGCCTGAGCCGTCCGGATGCGTTGCTCGAAACCCGCTCCCTGAGCCAGTTGCCCAAGGACCTGCTGACGGTACCGTTCCTCAAGGCCACGCTCACCGAAGATTTCGTCTTCTATTACGAAACCCACGCCGACCGCCTGGGCCTGATCGGCAGTCTGCGCCGGATCATCTACGAGCATGATCTGAAGTTGCAGGACAGCCTGATCGAACAGCTTTTCGATCAACCCGCGGACGTTGCGCTGTGGCGCGGCGCTGATGGCCGCTTGAAGGATTTCCTGCTGGTGATGGATCGCGGCGGGCTGGCGAAACTGCTGGAACCGCTGGCGAAAGTCGCGCTGGATGACACGCAGCTTAGCCAGATGGGCGAACTCAAGGTCGGCGGCGATACCGTGCCCCTGTTTCAACTGACCTACAACGCCAGCAAAGCCCTGTTGTTCGCCTCCCACGGCGACAAACTGGTGGTGCTGTCCAACCCGGCCAAGTATTACGACCCGGAAAGTGGCGTCTCTGAAGAGTCGGGCCATGTTTCGCCGCAAGCGCTGGCGGCCCTGCTCAACGGTGAAAAACTGTTCCCGGAAGCCTTCGGCCTGCCAGCAAAAAACCCTGAGACCAAACAGCGTCTCTCGGTCAACTCCAGCGTCCTCGCCATGGGTTATCAGCGCTTTATCCCGAACTTCGCCGGGCTGCGTTTCGACATGGACGACAAGGGCTGGCACAGCTACCTGGCCATGGACGAACTGGACAACCAGCCGGACTTCGATTTCAAACCGGTGTGGCAAGCGATGCCGCTGGGTGCGAGTGCTTGCGTGACCTTGCCGGTCGCGGCTGAACCACAGAAACCTCTGCTGGTGAAACTCGGCGCCGAAGAAGCCGTCGCGCAGACCCTCACCGAGCATGTGGCCGGCGCTGCGGGCCTGTGCTGGTACGCCGATTCACGTTTGTACACGCCATTGCTGGTCGCCAGTCTGAAGGACGAGGACAGCAGCAAACTCGATGGCGACCTCGGCAAACTGTTCGGCTCGATGGTCGGCGCGTTCGAGTCCAACGTTGAAGAAAACGTCTTCCCGGTGGTCGAGAAACAACAAGGTCAGAGCCACGTCTGGCAGCGTCAGGTCAGCTCCAATTTCGGCCCCTATGCGGCGAAGACTGCCGAGAATCCGGACGCGATCAGCGGCAAGGCGTTCATGAAAGTCAGCCTCGCCCGCCACGGCTCGACACTGCTGTTTTCTCTCGACGACAAACTCGTCGACAAGGCTCTCGGCACGCTCGACAAACGCTTCCCGCCGATGGCCGACGTACTGCCCAAAGACGTGCTGATGCCGATCTACTTCGGCCCGGATTCGATGGCGCAACTGATGCAGCAGGAAACCCTCGACAGCCTGCCGCAGGACATGGAACCGGTGTTCTACAACGCCGCGCAAACCTACCTGATCCCGAAACTGCGCACCCTCGGTGGCTACGGCAAATATGCCCTGACCTTGCCGGAAGGCAGCGAGCCTGACGGCCACTGGCAGTGGTTGCCGCTGGAATGGAAAGCGCTGTGA
- a CDS encoding DUF2135 domain-containing protein: MRSFLMLLIGLACAPALLAAPTAELAEPVGGWRYHGLLDRTENPQVAYPTPPIDRGVQRNRTMIEGQLKAIGHMRPPHSLAVNGNPLNLYTDDQGRFARPYAFGAGSNSVEVISAEGQSLKRVQFYEANNLRTPAKIRLVLGWDDPKAELDLHIVTPDGQHAFWARPALSNGGGLDPDGVDGPGPEMFTMTAPLHGTYLVYVNYWGNYGNGGYNFDETSNQNEVITSQITLVLNENTVDEKRETFIVPLRAIGDLLLVKTFNY; the protein is encoded by the coding sequence ATGCGTTCATTTCTTATGCTGCTGATCGGGTTGGCCTGCGCGCCCGCGCTGCTGGCCGCGCCGACTGCCGAGTTGGCGGAACCGGTGGGCGGCTGGCGTTATCACGGTTTGCTCGACCGAACGGAAAACCCGCAAGTCGCCTACCCGACGCCGCCGATCGATCGCGGCGTCCAGCGTAATCGCACAATGATCGAAGGCCAGCTCAAAGCCATCGGCCATATGCGCCCGCCGCACAGCCTCGCCGTCAACGGCAATCCACTGAATCTGTACACCGACGACCAAGGGCGATTTGCCCGCCCGTATGCGTTTGGCGCGGGGTCGAACAGCGTCGAGGTGATCAGCGCCGAAGGCCAGTCGCTCAAGCGTGTGCAATTTTATGAAGCAAATAACCTGCGCACGCCGGCGAAAATTCGTCTTGTCTTGGGATGGGACGATCCGAAAGCCGAACTTGATCTGCACATTGTCACGCCCGACGGTCAGCATGCCTTTTGGGCGCGGCCGGCGCTGAGCAACGGCGGCGGTCTCGACCCGGATGGCGTCGATGGTCCCGGTCCGGAGATGTTCACCATGACCGCGCCGCTGCATGGCACCTATCTGGTTTACGTCAACTATTGGGGCAACTACGGTAACGGCGGCTATAACTTCGATGAGACCAGCAACCAGAACGAGGTGATTACCTCGCAAATCACGCTGGTGCTCAACGAAAACACCGTCGACGAAAAACGCGAGACCTTCATCGTGCCCCTGCGGGCGATCGGTGATCTGCTGCTGGTCAAGACTTTCAACTATTAA
- a CDS encoding exodeoxyribonuclease VII small subunit codes for MARKKAALDFEQSLADLQTLVERLENGELSLEDSLTAFEQGIGLTRDCQAALAQAEQKVQVLLERDGELAEEPFDAEQPE; via the coding sequence ATGGCCCGCAAAAAAGCTGCACTGGATTTCGAACAGTCCCTCGCCGACCTGCAAACACTGGTCGAGCGTCTGGAGAATGGTGAATTGTCGCTGGAAGACTCGCTGACCGCTTTCGAGCAGGGCATCGGTCTGACCCGTGACTGCCAGGCAGCGCTGGCGCAAGCCGAGCAGAAGGTGCAAGTGCTGCTGGAGCGCGATGGCGAACTCGCCGAGGAACCCTTCGACGCGGAACAGCCAGAATGA
- the ispA gene encoding (2E,6E)-farnesyl diphosphate synthase translates to MIAAYSATSQARVNAALETLFNAPLPELARLYEAMRYSVMNGGKRVRPLLAYAACEALGGKPEQANGAACAVELIHAYSLVHDDLPAMDDDDLRRGQPTTHKKFDEACAILAGDGLQSLAFSALLDPRLSDLSTDIRLQQVTTLAHAAGPAGMVGGQAIDLGSVGLKLDQKALEQMHRHKTGALIEASVKLGALASGRAEQDELKALQTYAQAIGLAFQVQDDILDVESDTETLGKRQGADIARDKPTYPALLGLDAAKAYALELRDQALHALRPFDAAAEPLRELARYIVERRN, encoded by the coding sequence ATGATTGCAGCGTATTCGGCGACCAGTCAGGCGCGGGTCAACGCGGCCCTGGAAACCCTGTTCAACGCCCCGCTGCCGGAACTGGCGCGCCTCTACGAAGCGATGCGCTACAGCGTGATGAACGGCGGCAAACGCGTGCGTCCACTACTGGCCTACGCCGCATGCGAAGCCCTCGGTGGCAAGCCCGAGCAGGCCAACGGCGCGGCCTGCGCCGTTGAACTGATCCACGCCTATTCGCTGGTGCACGACGATTTGCCGGCGATGGACGACGACGATCTGCGTCGCGGCCAGCCAACCACCCACAAGAAATTCGACGAAGCCTGCGCGATTCTCGCCGGTGACGGCTTGCAGAGCCTGGCGTTCAGCGCCCTGCTCGACCCGCGCCTGAGCGATCTGAGCACAGACATTCGCCTGCAACAGGTCACAACGCTGGCGCATGCGGCAGGCCCGGCGGGTATGGTCGGCGGTCAGGCCATCGACCTCGGCTCGGTTGGCCTGAAGCTCGATCAGAAAGCCCTCGAACAGATGCACCGGCACAAGACCGGCGCGTTGATCGAGGCCAGCGTCAAACTCGGCGCCCTGGCCAGCGGCCGGGCCGAGCAGGATGAACTCAAGGCCCTGCAGACTTATGCACAGGCCATCGGCCTCGCCTTCCAGGTGCAGGACGACATCCTCGACGTCGAAAGCGATACCGAAACCCTCGGCAAACGCCAGGGCGCCGACATTGCCCGCGATAAGCCAACCTACCCGGCCCTGCTCGGTCTGGACGCCGCCAAGGCCTATGCCCTGGAACTGCGCGATCAGGCCCTGCACGCCCTGCGACCGTTTGACGCGGCAGCCGAGCCGTTGCGCGAGCTGGCCCGGTATATCGTCGAGCGCCGCAACTGA